In a genomic window of Flavobacterium lipolyticum:
- the typA gene encoding translational GTPase TypA — translation MESIRNIAIIAHVDHGKTTLVDKIMYHCQLFRDNENTGDLILDNNDLERERGITITSKNVSVQYKGTKINIIDTPGHADFGGEVERVLNMADGVCLLVDAFEGPMPQTRFVLQKAIDLGLKPCVVINKVDKENCTPEEVHEKVFDLMFELGAEEWQLDFPTVYGSAKNNWMSDHWENVTDNVEALLDMVVDNVPAPKVSEGNPQMLITSLDFSAFTGRIAIGRLERGILKEGMPISLVKRDGAVTKSRIKELHTFEGLGRKKVTEVIAGDICAIVGVEGFEIGDTISDFENPEGLASIAIDEPTMSMLFTINDSPFFGKEGKFVTSRHIRERLTKELEKNLAMKLGETDSADKFMVFGRGVLHLSVLIETMRREGYELQIGQPQVIIKEIDGKKCEPIEELTIDLPENLSGRAVEFVTMRKGEMLSMETKGERMIVKFNIPSRGIIGLRNQLLTATAGEAIMAHRFIGYEPYKGEIAGRNKGSLISMEKGKAIPYSIDKLQDRGKFFVEPNAEIYEGQVIGENSRSDDMCVNVTKEKKQSNVRSSGADDKARIIPPIIFSLEEALEYIQKDEYVEVTPKSIRLRKIYLTETDRKRFKF, via the coding sequence ATGGAATCTATTAGAAACATTGCAATTATTGCCCACGTCGATCACGGTAAAACCACTTTGGTTGATAAAATTATGTATCACTGTCAATTATTTCGTGACAACGAAAACACAGGTGATTTAATTCTTGATAATAACGATTTAGAGCGTGAGAGAGGTATTACTATTACTTCAAAGAACGTATCAGTTCAATATAAAGGAACAAAAATCAATATTATTGACACTCCTGGCCACGCGGATTTTGGAGGTGAAGTAGAACGTGTATTGAACATGGCCGATGGTGTATGTTTGCTAGTGGATGCTTTTGAAGGCCCAATGCCACAAACTCGTTTCGTATTACAAAAAGCGATTGACTTAGGTCTTAAGCCTTGCGTAGTTATCAATAAAGTGGACAAAGAAAACTGTACTCCTGAAGAAGTTCATGAAAAAGTTTTTGACTTAATGTTTGAATTAGGTGCTGAAGAATGGCAGTTGGATTTTCCAACCGTTTATGGTTCTGCTAAAAACAACTGGATGTCTGACCACTGGGAAAACGTAACGGATAATGTTGAAGCATTATTGGATATGGTGGTTGATAATGTACCTGCTCCTAAAGTTTCAGAAGGAAATCCTCAAATGTTGATTACATCTTTAGATTTCTCTGCTTTTACAGGACGTATTGCTATCGGTCGTTTAGAAAGAGGTATCTTAAAAGAAGGAATGCCAATTTCTTTGGTAAAAAGAGATGGTGCCGTAACAAAATCGAGAATTAAGGAATTACATACTTTTGAAGGTCTTGGACGTAAAAAAGTAACAGAAGTAATTGCAGGAGATATTTGTGCTATTGTTGGTGTTGAAGGTTTCGAAATTGGTGATACTATTTCTGATTTTGAAAATCCTGAAGGTTTAGCATCTATTGCTATTGATGAGCCAACAATGAGTATGTTGTTTACTATTAATGACTCTCCTTTCTTTGGTAAAGAAGGTAAATTTGTAACTTCTCGTCACATTAGAGAAAGATTGACAAAAGAATTAGAGAAAAACCTTGCGATGAAGTTAGGTGAAACTGATTCTGCTGATAAATTCATGGTTTTTGGTCGTGGAGTACTTCACTTATCTGTTCTTATTGAAACAATGAGAAGAGAAGGGTATGAGTTACAAATTGGTCAGCCACAAGTTATCATCAAAGAAATTGATGGTAAAAAATGTGAGCCAATTGAGGAATTAACAATCGATTTGCCAGAGAATCTTTCAGGTAGAGCGGTAGAGTTTGTTACCATGCGTAAAGGTGAAATGTTGAGTATGGAAACTAAAGGGGAACGTATGATTGTTAAATTTAATATTCCATCACGTGGAATTATTGGATTGCGTAACCAATTGCTTACTGCAACAGCTGGTGAGGCTATTATGGCACACCGTTTCATTGGATATGAGCCTTATAAAGGAGAAATTGCCGGACGTAACAAAGGTTCGTTAATTTCTATGGAAAAAGGAAAAGCTATTCCTTATTCTATTGATAAATTACAAGATCGTGGTAAGTTTTTTGTTGAACCAAATGCCGAAATTTACGAAGGTCAGGTAATTGGAGAAAACTCTCGTAGTGATGATATGTGTGTTAACGTAACGAAAGAGAAAAAACAATCTAACGTTCGTTCTTCCGGAGCAGATGATAAAGCGAGAATTATTCCTCCAATCATTTTCTCTTTAGAGGAAGCATTAGAGTACATTCAAAAAGATGAATATGTAGAGGTTACTCCAAAATCTATTCGTTTGAGAAAAATCTATTTGACAGAAACTGATAGAAAAAGATTTAAATTCTAA
- the rpsT gene encoding 30S ribosomal protein S20, with product MANHKSALKRIRSNEKRRVLNRYQHKTTRNAIKALRLATDKADASSKLSTVISMIDKLAKKNIIHDNKASNLKSKLTKHVAKL from the coding sequence ATGGCAAATCATAAGTCAGCATTAAAAAGAATCAGAAGTAACGAAAAAAGAAGAGTTCTTAACAGATACCAGCATAAAACTACTCGTAATGCTATTAAAGCGTTAAGATTAGCTACTGATAAAGCTGATGCATCTTCTAAATTATCAACTGTTATCTCTATGATTGATAAATTAGCTAAAAAGAACATCATTCATGATAATAAAGCTTCTAACTTGAAGTCTAAGTTAACTAAACATGTTGCTAAATTGTAA
- a CDS encoding PAS domain-containing sensor histidine kinase — MKSKTLQITLVYIIISLFVAIICHKLLTTYFSKTDYYTVFFLKDIFFILSTALFFRYILSKNEKKNITIFKKLKETNEEIKESNEKYDIVAKATSDTIWDWKIQEDSINWNKGIENVFGYNPAEVGKTSKWWFDKIHPEDSIRMSIKLYSFIEQKTEKWQDQYRFKCANGSYKYVLDRGFLLKDENGRAIRMIGAIQDITKQKEEEQRLRLLETVITQSKDSILITEANSPDRKIPKIVYVNPAFSQMSGYMSNEIIGKSPNIFKGPKSDSEELKKLLRAIKNEEECLIETITYTKSKEEYWVRFSMIPIFNTEGIISHWISIQRDITDEKKLETEKEHLIRELTQNNKDLKQFSYITSHNLRAPLSNLIGLLNLIEDIPVENEELEEILSGFTKSTHLLNETINDLVKVIIIKDNPSMQKEEVSLQEVFENVFSQLSFQIELHKPIIKLKFDKVPLLNTNKAYIESILLNLLTNSIKYKSENRKLKISITAEQVDQKAVLTFKDNGIGIDLERNRDKVFGLYQRFHNYPDSKGLGLYLVKSQVETMGGTISVDSEVNKGTTFTITFKN; from the coding sequence ATGAAAAGTAAAACTCTCCAAATTACTCTAGTTTATATTATCATATCGTTATTTGTGGCAATCATCTGTCATAAATTACTTACGACTTACTTTTCAAAGACCGATTACTACACTGTTTTTTTTTTAAAGGACATTTTTTTCATCCTTAGCACTGCACTGTTTTTCAGATACATACTTTCTAAAAATGAGAAAAAAAACATTACTATTTTCAAAAAATTAAAGGAAACAAACGAAGAAATAAAGGAATCAAACGAAAAATATGACATTGTAGCCAAAGCAACAAGTGACACCATTTGGGATTGGAAAATCCAAGAAGACAGCATCAATTGGAACAAAGGAATAGAAAACGTTTTTGGGTACAATCCGGCAGAAGTTGGTAAGACATCCAAATGGTGGTTTGACAAGATTCACCCGGAAGATAGCATCAGAATGTCTATCAAACTATACTCTTTTATAGAACAAAAAACAGAAAAATGGCAGGATCAGTATCGTTTTAAATGCGCCAATGGAAGTTACAAATATGTTCTGGACAGAGGTTTTCTACTCAAAGATGAAAACGGAAGAGCCATCAGAATGATTGGAGCCATCCAGGACATCACCAAACAAAAGGAAGAAGAGCAGCGTTTAAGACTTTTAGAAACTGTAATTACACAATCTAAAGACTCCATATTAATAACAGAAGCTAATTCCCCGGATCGAAAAATACCTAAAATTGTTTACGTCAACCCTGCTTTTTCGCAAATGTCAGGATACATGTCAAATGAAATAATTGGAAAATCACCCAACATCTTCAAAGGCCCAAAATCCGATTCAGAAGAATTAAAAAAACTCTTAAGAGCTATAAAAAACGAAGAAGAGTGCCTAATTGAAACTATAACCTATACTAAATCAAAAGAAGAATACTGGGTAAGATTCTCCATGATCCCTATTTTCAATACCGAAGGCATCATTTCACACTGGATCTCCATTCAAAGAGACATTACCGATGAAAAGAAACTAGAGACAGAAAAAGAACACTTAATTAGAGAATTAACTCAAAACAACAAAGACTTAAAACAATTCTCCTACATCACCTCACACAATTTACGTGCGCCACTATCCAATTTAATCGGACTATTAAACCTTATTGAGGACATACCTGTCGAAAACGAAGAACTCGAAGAAATCCTGTCCGGTTTTACGAAATCAACACATTTGCTAAACGAAACCATTAACGACTTAGTAAAAGTAATCATCATCAAAGACAACCCTTCTATGCAAAAAGAAGAAGTCTCCCTACAAGAAGTTTTTGAAAATGTATTTAGCCAGCTATCGTTTCAAATCGAACTACACAAACCCATTATCAAACTCAAATTCGACAAAGTCCCATTACTAAACACAAACAAAGCTTATATCGAGAGCATTTTACTAAACCTACTTACCAATTCCATCAAATACAAATCAGAAAACAGAAAACTAAAAATATCGATTACAGCAGAACAAGTCGACCAAAAAGCAGTTCTAACTTTCAAAGACAACGGAATTGGGATTGATTTAGAAAGAAACCGCGACAAAGTCTTTGGACTGTACCAACGATTCCACAACTACCCCGACAGTAAAGGACTGGGACTATATCTTGTAAAATCGCAAGTCGAAACTATGGGAGGAACCATCAGTGTTGATAGTGAAGTCAACAAAGGCACCACATTTACAATAACATTCAAAAACTAA
- a CDS encoding T9SS type B sorting domain-containing protein — translation MNYFKILSLVYFVCLLSIKVNAQNISVDDTRTPEDLAKNVLINSACINVSSVNATGNPANTGKSYAYFNSGGGSFPFSGGIVLSTSPSSNASGPFIRSNSIGITNDKWLGDSDLNQALNNNRSKQATVLEFDFIALANSISFNYIFASNEYQTYYPCIYSDGFAFLIKEAGTSDPYKNLAVLPNTTTPVSSTTVHTKIEPVFANGTNHQGCDPLNESFFNGYNTTNSPINYAGQTVVMNAYTDVIPNKKYHLKLVIADDPTGQYNSAVFIEAGSFVSRINLGNNRTIADKNPACFGESIVLDTQLDSNLYTFKWFKETTTNNYVEISPAETGSAYTVNTTGNYKVEATLIGTTCVATGKSKIEFAPEILSTNTTLVQCDDDTDRISIFDLTKAANIVKNNVAETLIKGYYESLADAQTKTNPISTPEKYTNKSQNQVIYVRLENQYGCSKTVEVTLQISNTTIAPQNPFATCDRDDKQDGFYQFDLNTQVTPQLSTGLPPGITFSYFLNANDALTATNTLPNIFKNTTAFTQTIYAKATNGPDCYDILPITLVVNTFDPANFQDESKYLCKGEQITLDVATGFTSYSWNTGASSSSITVNTVGDYSVLVQDTNGCEKTKKFKVILSEPALITSADTKDFSGDENSVLIQYTGVGNYEFSLDGSVFQDAPLFTNVKPGVYNTIARDKNGCGISNQYKVYIADYPRFFTPNGDGYNDLWLIKNSDQLPAFKIFIFDRYGKLLKQMDQNTLGWNGQFNNQQLPSDDYWFNLQFVNGRVIKGHFSLKR, via the coding sequence ATGAACTATTTTAAAATCTTATCACTAGTCTATTTTGTGTGTTTGCTCTCTATAAAAGTAAACGCACAAAATATTAGTGTAGACGACACCAGAACCCCTGAAGATTTAGCAAAAAATGTTTTAATCAACAGCGCTTGTATCAATGTTAGCAGTGTTAATGCAACCGGAAACCCTGCCAATACTGGTAAAAGTTATGCTTACTTTAATTCAGGTGGAGGTAGTTTTCCCTTTTCAGGAGGTATTGTTTTAAGTACATCACCAAGTTCAAATGCTTCAGGTCCATTTATAAGATCAAACTCTATAGGCATTACAAACGATAAGTGGCTGGGTGACTCAGACTTAAATCAGGCCTTAAACAATAACAGGAGTAAACAGGCAACTGTGCTCGAATTTGATTTTATTGCTTTAGCCAACTCCATCAGCTTTAATTATATTTTTGCTTCAAACGAATATCAAACATACTATCCCTGCATCTATTCTGATGGTTTTGCTTTTTTAATAAAAGAAGCAGGCACTAGCGATCCTTATAAAAATTTAGCCGTCTTACCCAATACAACAACCCCGGTTTCTTCTACAACCGTTCATACTAAAATCGAACCCGTTTTTGCCAATGGCACCAATCATCAGGGATGTGACCCTTTAAATGAAAGTTTTTTCAATGGCTACAACACCACTAATAGCCCCATAAATTATGCTGGACAAACTGTAGTTATGAATGCTTATACAGATGTAATTCCCAACAAAAAATACCATTTAAAACTGGTAATTGCTGACGATCCGACCGGGCAATACAACTCGGCTGTTTTTATAGAAGCAGGTAGTTTTGTCTCTAGAATAAATCTTGGAAACAACAGGACAATTGCCGATAAAAATCCGGCCTGTTTTGGAGAAAGTATCGTCTTAGATACACAGCTCGACAGCAATCTTTACACTTTTAAATGGTTTAAAGAAACTACCACTAATAACTATGTAGAAATTTCTCCGGCAGAAACCGGTTCTGCTTATACTGTAAATACGACAGGGAATTATAAAGTTGAAGCCACACTAATAGGAACAACTTGTGTTGCCACCGGAAAAAGTAAAATTGAGTTTGCTCCTGAAATTCTGTCCACCAATACCACATTAGTACAATGTGATGATGACACCGACAGAATATCAATCTTCGACCTTACAAAGGCCGCTAATATTGTTAAAAACAATGTTGCTGAAACGCTGATCAAAGGATACTACGAATCACTAGCTGATGCTCAAACTAAAACGAATCCAATCTCAACTCCTGAAAAGTACACTAATAAATCCCAAAATCAGGTCATTTACGTCCGACTTGAAAACCAATACGGCTGTAGTAAAACTGTAGAAGTGACGTTGCAAATTTCCAACACCACAATTGCCCCTCAAAATCCATTTGCAACTTGCGACAGAGATGACAAACAAGATGGATTTTATCAATTTGATCTTAATACACAGGTAACCCCTCAACTTTCGACAGGTTTACCTCCAGGCATCACTTTCAGTTATTTTTTAAATGCAAATGATGCTCTGACAGCTACAAATACATTACCTAATATCTTTAAAAACACTACCGCTTTTACCCAAACTATTTATGCTAAAGCCACAAATGGGCCCGATTGTTACGACATTCTTCCCATAACTCTTGTTGTAAATACTTTTGATCCCGCTAATTTTCAAGACGAATCAAAATACCTGTGTAAAGGGGAGCAGATTACTCTGGATGTCGCCACTGGTTTTACCAGCTATTCATGGAATACCGGCGCTTCCTCAAGCTCCATTACTGTAAACACAGTAGGTGATTATTCAGTACTCGTACAAGATACTAACGGCTGTGAAAAAACCAAAAAATTCAAAGTAATACTCTCCGAACCTGCACTTATAACCAGCGCAGACACAAAAGATTTCTCTGGTGATGAAAATTCTGTTTTAATTCAATACACAGGGGTTGGTAATTATGAATTTTCATTGGATGGAAGTGTTTTTCAGGATGCTCCATTATTCACTAATGTCAAACCCGGGGTTTACAATACTATCGCAAGAGATAAAAATGGCTGCGGAATATCGAACCAATATAAAGTTTACATAGCAGACTATCCGAGATTTTTCACTCCAAACGGAGATGGTTATAATGATTTATGGCTAATTAAAAACTCCGACCAGCTTCCGGCTTTTAAAATCTTCATTTTTGACCGTTACGGAAAATTACTCAAACAAATGGATCAAAATACTCTGGGCTGGAATGGCCAGTTTAACAACCAGCAATTGCCTTCAGATGACTATTGGTTCAACCTTCAATTTGTTAACGGCAGAGTCATAAAAGGTCACTTCAGCTTAAAAAGATAA
- a CDS encoding response regulator — protein sequence MLEQILCIDDDPITLMLCKKVISKSSFSKEIITAQNGEEALHHFNTLKYTNNKNKANKKPELIFLDLNMPVMGGWEFLDHFTSPAYKEFNTANVIVLSSTIDPEDLAKAKKYPIIIDFLSKPITLPMLEYLKKKIGI from the coding sequence ATGCTGGAGCAAATTTTATGTATAGACGATGATCCTATCACGTTGATGTTATGCAAAAAAGTAATTTCGAAATCATCATTCTCCAAAGAAATCATCACAGCTCAGAATGGCGAGGAAGCATTACACCATTTCAACACACTTAAATATACCAACAACAAAAACAAAGCAAACAAAAAACCGGAACTGATTTTTTTAGATCTAAACATGCCCGTAATGGGCGGTTGGGAATTCCTGGATCATTTTACCTCTCCGGCCTACAAAGAATTCAATACCGCTAATGTAATTGTCCTCTCCTCTACTATTGATCCTGAAGACTTGGCCAAGGCGAAAAAATACCCCATTATAATCGATTTCCTTTCAAAACCAATCACTCTTCCAATGCTGGAGTATCTTAAAAAGAAAATCGGAATCTAA